A single region of the Silene latifolia isolate original U9 population chromosome 8, ASM4854445v1, whole genome shotgun sequence genome encodes:
- the LOC141596352 gene encoding pentatricopeptide repeat-containing protein At1g05750, chloroplastic-like → MLTLVQIPSTFPPKLTTSNRLPVTTGKKPANISLNQPQKPVDPVVPWTSAIARHCQKGNLSEAIKEFTRMRMAGIDPNHITLITLLSGCAHFPAKAGFIGPSIHGYVKKLGFDRGNVKMGTVIVDMYSKCGLVELARVCFDEILVKNSVSWNTMIDGYMRNGRVDNALKLFDEMPVRDVISWTVLICGFLNKGLDEKALECFSEMQLSGVNPDYVTVIAVLSASANLGALSLGLWVNKFVMGKQFRENIRVCNTLIDMYSRCGRVDLACEIFEKMVSRSLVSWNSIIGGFATNGYVGEALEYFDRMKSDGFMPDGVTFTGVFTACSHAGLVSQGLEYFHEMELVHNIFPRIEHYGCLVDLHSRAGRLEDALNVVKNMPMKPNEVVLGSLLSACRNFGDISLAETVMKYLVDLDPRIDSNYVMLANIYAEAKSWEGSSKVRRKMKSHGIQKRPGISSIEIEGGIHEFVATDKSHSETDSIYGILDILSYDLGICGYVEEAMIPEL, encoded by the coding sequence ATGCTTACCTTAGTTCAAATCCCATCTACTTTCCCGCCAAAATTAACTACCAGCAACCGGTTACCGGTCACCACCGGTAAAAAACCCGCTAACATCTCTCTTAACCAACCTCAAAAACCGGTTGACCCGGTTGTTCCATGGACCTCTGCCATAGCTCGCCATTGTCAAAAAGGCAATCTTTCCGAGGCGATAAAGGAGTTCACACGAATGCGAATGGCGGGTATTGACCCGAATCACATTACACTAATCACACTTCTTTCAGGATGTGCGCATTTTCCAGCAAAAGCCGGGTTTATTGGACCTTCAATTCATGGGTATGTTAAAAAATTGGGATTTGATAGGGGAAATGTGAAAATGGGTACCGTGATTGTCGACATGTACTCGAAATGTGGGCTTGTGGAATTGGCTAGGGTGTGTTTTGATGAGATTTTGGTGAAGAATTCGGTGTCGTGGAATACTATGATTGATGGGTATATGAGAAATGGGAGAGTTGATAATGCGCTGAAGCTGTTCGATGAAATGCCTGTGAGAGACGTGATTTCTTGGACTGTGCTGATTTGTGGGTTTTTGAACAAGGGTCTTGATGAGAAGGCATTAGAGTGTTTTTCTGAGATGCAATTGTCTGGGGTTAACCCGGATTATGTGACTGTAATCGCGGTGCTTTCTGCTTCCGCTAATTTAGGTGCTCTTAGTTTAGGTCTGTGGGTGAATAAATTTGTTATGGGGAAGCAGTTTAGGGAAAATATCCGAGTTTGCAACACGTTGATTGACATGTATTCTCGATGTGGTCGAGTGGATCTTGCCTGCGAAATTTTTGAAAAGATGGTAAGTCGTAGTTTAGTCTCTTGGAACTCAATAATTGGTGGATTTGCAACTAATGGCTATGTCGGTGAAGCTTTGGAATATTTTGATAGAATGAAGAGTGACGGGTTTATGCCAGATGGAGTGACTTTTACCGGAGTTTTCACTGCTTGTAGTCATGCCGGGTTGGTATCCCAAGGCCTCGAGTACTTCCACGAGATGGAACTTGTTCATAACATATTTCCAAGAATTGAACATTATGGTTGCTTAGTTGATCTACATAGTCGAGCAGGGAGGTTGGAAGACGCACTGAACGTTGTAAAAAACATGCCCATGAAGCCGAATGAAGTTGTTTTAGGGTCGTTATTGTCAGCTTGTAGAAATTTCGGAGATATTAGTTTAGCAGAGACGGTTATGAAGTATTTGGTTGATTTGGATCCTAGAATTGACTCCAATTATGTGATGCTAGCCAATATTTATGCGGAAGCCAAAAGCTGGGAAGGTTCAAGCAAGGTTCGGAGGAAAATGAAGAGTCACGGAATACAAAAGAGGCCGGGAATAAGCTCAATCGAGATAGAGGGTGGTATTCATGAATTTGTGGCTACTGATAAGTCACATTCTGAAACCGACTCTATTTATGGTATCTTGGACATACTGTCTTATGATCTAGGGATTTGTGGATATGTGGAAGAAGCTATGATACCGGAACTATAG
- the LOC141594639 gene encoding uncharacterized protein LOC141594639 → MRINQSWGYRSIVYGLELVRENFAWKPGVSSNLNVWTSNWVSGSKPNAHVLLVDLVSNWVTNLRVKDLINVTGRWDVFLVKDIFTEACASKILALPICASRSEDEVYWKFTTTGEYTAKSGYGIFENFFKAKVLSVGSEFVRRNIDIDPICHFCWVDLGMAETTAHPFRHRHLVMRLWASSPLRINCSSNVLV, encoded by the exons ATGAGGATAAATCAGTCGTGGGGCTATAGGAGTATTGTGTATGGGCTTGAATTGGTTCGGGAAAATTTTGCTTGGAAACCTGGAGTTTCTTCTAATCTAAATGTTTGGACTTCTAACTGGGTCAGTGGGAGCAAGCCGAATGCTCATGTTTTGCTCGTGGATTTGGTGAGTAATTGGGTGACCAATTTAAGGGTGAAAGATTTGATTAATGTGACAGGTCGTTGGGACGTGTTCCTTGTTAAAGACATTTTTACGGAGGCCTGTGCCTCCAAAATCCTTGCGCTGCCTATCTGTGCCTCTAGAAGTGAGGATGAGGTTTATTGGAAATTTACGACCACGGGTGAGTACACGGCCAAGAGCGGTTATGGTATTTTTGAGAATTTTTTCAAGGCAAAAG TTCTTTCGGTGGGATCGGAATTTGTTAGGCGTAATATTGATATTGACCCGATATGTCATTTTTGCTGGGTGGATTTGGGGATGGCTGAAACTACCGCGCATCCGTTCCGACACCGTCATCTTGTCATGAGGTTGTGGGCTAGTTCTCCTCTTAGAATTAATTGTTCCTCTAATGTTTTGGTGTGA
- the LOC141596356 gene encoding BTB/POZ domain-containing protein At4g08455 has protein sequence MSRATIGQLKLQCLSCKEEYISDDAGTCKECYEEASETEEELKREIDDLKSKVAFLRFWSPFDTRNRSSFSDVVLVASDEFEANPVPVPAHKAVLASRSPVFKAMLEIEMEESRSGTINISDVSYDALRSFVNYLYTGEACLDEQMGYDLLVLAEKYEVKHLKTYCERFLVSKLNWDNAVASFSFAHQHNAKQLLESALSMITDNMDNLTKTEEYTHLVEKDPRLVVEIFEAYLSKQVNTAARDG, from the exons ATGAGCAGAGCAACGATCGGACAATTGAAGCTACAATGTCTGTCATGCAAAGAAGAATACATCTCAGACGATGCAGGAACCTGCAAAGAATGCTACGAAGAAGCTAGTGAAACTGAAGAAGAGCTTAAAAGAGAGATTGATGATCTCAAATCTAAAGTCGCTTTTCTTCGCTTTTGGTCTCCTTTTGATACCCGAAATCGTTCTTCTTTCTCCGATGTCGTTTTGGTTGCTTCTGATGAGTTTGAAGCTAACCCTGTTCCTGTCCCTGCTCATAAAGCTGTTTTA GCAAGCCGATCCCCAGTGTTCAAAGCTATGCTCGAGATTGAAATGGAGGAGAGCCGTAGTGGCACCATCAATATCAGCGATGTGTCCTATGATGCCCTGCGCAGTTTTGTCAACTATTTGTACACAGGAGAAGCATGCCTTGATGAGCAAATGGGCTATGATCTTTTGGTCCTGGCTGAGAAATATGAAGTGAAGCACTTGAAGACATACTGTGAGAGGTTCTTAGTATCGAAACTGAATTGGGATAACGCAGTTGCAAGCTTCAGTTTTGCACATCAGCATAATGCCAAGCAGTTGTTGGAGTCTGCTTTGTCTATGATAACCGATAACATGGATAACTTGACCAAAACTGAGGAATATACTCATCTTGTTGAGAAGGATCCAAGGCTCGTTGTGGAAATATTTGAAGCTTATCTATCAAAACAAGTAAACACTGCTGCTCGAGATGGTTGA